GCCCGGCTCTCGATCGGCTCGCATCGCATTTCGATGAACGATTTCTTCACACGGACCCGCTCAAGTTTCCGCATCGCTACACCACGGTGCGGGATCGGGAATTGGTCGGTTTTGTATCGGCGCTGCTCGCGTTCGGAAACGTAAGAACGATTTTTCAGTCGTTAGAGAGTCTTCTGCAGGTTCTGGGTTCGTCGCCTTACGAAACCGTTTACTCGTGGCCGAACAAGCTTCCAAAACGACTTCGTTCGTTTCGGCATCGATGGGTGACAGGACAGGATCTGCATTTTCTGTTCAAGGGGCTTCGCAGAATCCTTCGCAAGTTCGGTTCAATCGAACGGGTCTTTATGGCCGGGTATGCGCCGGGCGACTTAGATCTCAGTAAGAGCCTGGAGCGTTTCAGTCATCAACTCCTTTCGGAAATCCATTGTCGTTCTCCGGATCCGGTGGTGTCGCTGGGTCTCCGTTTCTTGATTTCTACCCCGGTCATGGGAAGTGGGTGTAAGCGATTGAACCTTTTCCTTCGCTGGATGGTTCGACGGGTACCGCCGGACCTTGGAATTTGGAAGGCGGTTCCGCCGCGACAACTCCTGTTGCCGATCGATACTCACCTGGGCCGGATCCTTCAGTACATCGGTC
This sequence is a window from Bdellovibrionota bacterium. Protein-coding genes within it:
- a CDS encoding TIGR02757 family protein, which translates into the protein MGKIRATVFVRPESVNSLRPALDRLASHFDERFLHTDPLKFPHRYTTVRDRELVGFVSALLAFGNVRTIFQSLESLLQVLGSSPYETVYSWPNKLPKRLRSFRHRWVTGQDLHFLFKGLRRILRKFGSIERVFMAGYAPGDLDLSKSLERFSHQLLSEIHCRSPDPVVSLGLRFLISTPVMGSGCKRLNLFLRWMVRRVPPDLGIWKAVPPRQLLLPIDTHLGRILQYIGLTARRTVGWKMVSEVTARLRELDPEDPVRFDFALARLGILNRCRHRPDPDCCPHCLLRELCVLNNGTF